GCCGGCTCTACAGCGGCATCCGGGTGCGCTACGTGAATTCCGAAGAGTTCACCAACGACTTCATCAACTCCATCCGCGACGACGAGGGCGCCAGCTTCAAGACCACGTACCGCAACGTCGACGTGCTCCTGATCGACGACATTCAGTTCCTGGCAGGCAAGGACCGCACGCTCGAGGAGTTCTTCCACACCTTCAACGCCCTGCACAACAACAACAAGCAGGTGGTCATCACCTCGGACCTCCCGCCCAAGCAGCTCGCCGGTTTCGAGGACCGCATGAAGTCCCGCTTCGAATGGGGCCTGCTGACCGATATCCAGCCGCCCGAACTCGAAACCCGTATTGCGATCCTCCGCAAGAAGGCCCAGAGCGAAGGATTGTCCGCCCCCGACGACGCCTTGGAATACATCGCTTCCAAGATCTCCAGCAACATCCGCGAACTCGAAGGCGCGCTGATCCGCGTCACTGCGTTCGCCAGCCTCAACCGCCAGCCCGTGGATGTAGCCCTCGCCGAGATGGTACTCAAGGATCTGATCACCGACGACGGTGCCCAGGAGATCACGGCCGACCAGATCCTGAAGCAGACGGCCGAGTACTTCAAACTCAGCATGGAAGAGCTTTGCAGCAAGTCCCGTACGCGCACCTTGGTGACCGCGCGGCAGATCGCTATGTACTTGTGCCGCGAGCTCACGGACATGTCCCTGCCGAAGATCGGCCAAGAGCTTGGCGGCCGCGACCACACCACAGTGATCCACGCGGACCGCAAGATTCGCGAACTGATGGCCGAGCGTCGTGTGATCTACAACCAGGTGACTGAGCTGACCAACCGCATCAAGCAGCAGCAACGCGATTCCTAAGCGGCCACTACATACCTTATTAACAGGCACATGTGGATAAGCCTGTGGATACTTAAGGGGACAAACACGGTTAATGGGCTTAAAACCCTTAAGTCGTCTGTGGATCGTTAAAAAAGGCCCTGGGGGTTATCCACGTCCACACCCTGTTTAAAACCCCTGTCACCCACATATGGTGAACAGGGCTTAACCGCGGAATTGCGGGTCCAGAGGCGGTTATCCACAGTTTCCACAGGAGTTATTAACACTACTAATCCCAAAAAAATGAATTCCCTCAAATAACAATCTCCTTCCGCCCACCCAGCGACGCAGCCCGAGGCTGCTTCGAACCACAAGCCAGCAACCCGGGGATGGGTTAATGCCCGAAGTTCCGGCTAAGCTGTCTGCATCGCGTCCATCCTTGGCGCTGCTTTGTAGTTCGCTCGCTGCGGACCATGCAGCTCTTGGGTTCCGGGCGCTGATTTTCGGGACTCCTGGGGGAGTTTCCGGTGGAACACTGGCAGCAGCAATGAAAGGCGGCACCCTTCCGTGAAGTTCAGAGTCGAGCGGGATGTCCTGGCAGAAGCCGTCACATGGACAGCCCGGTCCTTGTCTCCGCGGCCGCCCGTCCCGGTACTCTCAGGCCTCCTGCTCAAGGCAGAATCCGGAACAGTGAGTCTCTCGAGCTTTGACTACGAGACTTCCGCCCGCCTTGAGATTCCGGCGGACATCACCACCGAGGGAACCATCCTGGTTTCCGGGCGCCTTTTGGCCGATATCTGCCGCAGCCTCCCTTCGGCTCCCGTCGACATCGAAACCGACGGCAGCAAAGTGACTCTCACGTGCCGTCGAAGCAGCTTCCATCTCGCTACGATGCCGGAATCCGAATACCCGCCGCTTCCGGCG
This genomic interval from Arthrobacter sp. FW306-2-2C-D06B contains the following:
- the dnaA gene encoding chromosomal replication initiator protein DnaA; the encoded protein is MTVDEANHANTVGSSWRRVLSLLEQDDRVTPRQRGFVILAQAQGLIGSTLLVAVPNELTREVLQTQVKDALDDALRSVFSDDIRCAIDVDTDLVPIHEEPAPAVELASANDLAVESKPQPTPPSTSHEFGRLNPKYVFDTFVIGSSNRFAHAAAVAVAEAPAKAYNPLFIYGDSGLGKTHLLHAIGHYARRLYSGIRVRYVNSEEFTNDFINSIRDDEGASFKTTYRNVDVLLIDDIQFLAGKDRTLEEFFHTFNALHNNNKQVVITSDLPPKQLAGFEDRMKSRFEWGLLTDIQPPELETRIAILRKKAQSEGLSAPDDALEYIASKISSNIRELEGALIRVTAFASLNRQPVDVALAEMVLKDLITDDGAQEITADQILKQTAEYFKLSMEELCSKSRTRTLVTARQIAMYLCRELTDMSLPKIGQELGGRDHTTVIHADRKIRELMAERRVIYNQVTELTNRIKQQQRDS